From the Candidatus Binatia bacterium genome, one window contains:
- the rplA gene encoding 50S ribosomal protein L1, translating to MGRGKRYTKAAASVDREKFHTLDEAMAIVARGSGAKFDETVELALRLGVDPRHADQNVRGTVSLPHGTGKTVRVAVFAKGEKAREAEEAGADFVGADDLVNKVRDENWTDFDRAVATPDMMGLVGRIGKILGPRGLMPNPKIGTVTMDVARVVRELKAGQVEFRVEKAGVLQVGIGKVSFGVEKLLDNVRTVIASVVRAKPSTAKGQYIRTAYVSSTMGPGVPIDTGDLKIAS from the coding sequence ATGGGCAGAGGCAAGCGTTACACGAAAGCCGCCGCATCGGTGGACCGCGAGAAGTTCCACACGCTCGACGAGGCCATGGCGATCGTCGCCAGGGGATCGGGCGCCAAGTTCGACGAGACCGTCGAGCTGGCCCTGCGTCTCGGCGTCGACCCCCGCCATGCCGACCAGAACGTGCGCGGCACGGTCTCGCTGCCGCACGGCACCGGCAAGACGGTGCGCGTCGCGGTGTTCGCCAAGGGCGAGAAGGCCAGGGAAGCCGAGGAGGCCGGTGCCGATTTCGTCGGCGCCGACGATCTCGTGAACAAGGTCCGCGACGAGAACTGGACCGACTTCGACCGCGCGGTCGCGACGCCTGACATGATGGGCCTCGTAGGCCGCATCGGAAAGATCCTCGGACCCCGCGGCCTGATGCCCAACCCGAAGATCGGCACCGTGACGATGGACGTCGCCCGCGTGGTGCGCGAGCTGAAGGCCGGCCAGGTCGAGTTCCGCGTCGAAAAGGCCGGCGTCCTCCAGGTCGGCATCGGCAAGGTCTCCTTCGGCGTCGAGAAGCTGCTCGACAACGTTCGCACCGTGATCGCCAGCGTCGTGCGCGCCAAGCCTTCGACGGCCAAGGGCCAGTACATCCGCACCGCGTACGTTTCCTCGACGATGGGTCCCGGCGTCCCGATCGACACCGGCGACCTCAAGATCGCGAGCTGA
- the rplK gene encoding 50S ribosomal protein L11, protein MAKKVVDQVKLQIPSGKANPSPPVGPALGQRGVNIMEFCKAFNAATQSMGDVLIPVVITVYSDRSFTFVTKTPPASVLLLKAAGVEKGSAVPNKNKVGKVSAAQVRQIAEQKLPDLNANDVQAAIRIIEGTARSMGITVEG, encoded by the coding sequence ATGGCGAAGAAAGTCGTCGATCAGGTCAAGCTTCAGATCCCCTCCGGCAAGGCGAACCCGAGCCCACCGGTAGGCCCCGCGCTCGGCCAGCGCGGAGTCAACATCATGGAGTTCTGCAAGGCATTCAACGCCGCGACGCAGAGCATGGGCGACGTGCTGATTCCCGTGGTCATCACGGTGTATTCGGACCGCTCGTTCACCTTCGTCACGAAGACGCCGCCGGCCTCGGTGCTGCTGCTCAAGGCAGCGGGAGTCGAGAAGGGATCGGCGGTGCCGAACAAGAACAAGGTCGGCAAGGTCTCGGCCGCGCAGGTGCGGCAGATCGCGGAGCAGAAGCTCCCCGACCTCAATGCGAACGACGTCCAGGCTGCCATCCGCATCATCGAAGGGACGGCGCGCAGCATGGGCATCACGGTCGAAGGATAG
- the nusG gene encoding transcription termination/antitermination protein NusG, with protein MGDKHWYVVHTYSGYEQSVRRQLEERIRAFGQEAQFGETLVPSEQVVELVKGKKRTATRNLYPGYVLVQMELTDETWHTVTSTPKVTGFVGGSTNPPPVPEEEVKRIAVQLQEGSSRPKAKVAFEIGEAVKVIDGPFADFSGVVEEVRADKGTLKVAITIFGRSTSVEMELVQVEKM; from the coding sequence ATGGGCGACAAGCACTGGTACGTCGTGCACACGTACTCCGGCTACGAGCAGAGCGTGCGCCGGCAGCTCGAGGAGCGCATCCGTGCGTTCGGGCAGGAAGCCCAGTTCGGCGAGACGCTGGTCCCGTCCGAGCAGGTCGTCGAGCTCGTGAAGGGCAAGAAGCGCACCGCGACGCGGAACCTCTATCCCGGTTACGTGCTGGTGCAGATGGAGCTGACCGACGAGACCTGGCACACGGTGACGAGCACTCCGAAGGTCACCGGCTTCGTCGGCGGCTCGACCAATCCTCCTCCGGTTCCGGAGGAAGAGGTCAAGCGCATCGCGGTTCAGCTCCAGGAAGGCTCGTCGCGCCCCAAGGCGAAGGTCGCCTTCGAGATCGGCGAGGCGGTCAAGGTCATTGACGGTCCGTTCGCGGACTTCAGCGGTGTGGTCGAGGAAGTGCGCGCGGACAAGGGCACCCTCAAGGTTGCGATCACCATCTTCGGACGCTCGACGTCCGTCGAGATGGAACTCGTGCAAGTCGAAAAGATGTAG